Proteins encoded together in one Juglans regia cultivar Chandler chromosome 9, Walnut 2.0, whole genome shotgun sequence window:
- the LOC109004231 gene encoding transcription factor MAMYB, with translation MEFLDEESRPRFLFQSRSTPSSVPNTQTYQKPSKPFLFATISFSSILLLVSILFLQSEPFKSFVFWVSLSLFLGPFAPVSLTGGDVRVGQGPILELSPNQETETSEESNKRVSQRRQKPRRNEEFGVYSVASVENFGEFAKEENEGGKTGGTEGGFCVEEEKEWTEEEIGVLRKQLIKHPVGKPGRWEAIAAAFGGRHKVESVIKMGKELGERKTDDGDSYAQFLKKRKPVDKRSEGEIGVLDSGLLENGDANKESGGGEAGVGWSAGEDIALLGALKAFPKDVAMRWEKIAAAVPGKSKAACMKRVAELKRDFRSAKAAA, from the coding sequence ATGGAGTTCTTGGACGAAGAGAGCAGGCCGAGGTTCCTCTTCCAATCTCGTTCAACCCCCTCTTCAGTCCCCAATACGCAAACATACCAAAAACCCAGTAAGCCATTCCTCTTCGCTaccatttccttttcttccatTCTCCTCCTCGTCTCAATCCTCTTCCTCCAATCCGAACCCTTCAAATCTTTCGTCTTCtgggtctccctctctctcttcctcggTCCCTTCGCCCCTGTTTCCCTCACGGGCGGTGACGTCCGCGTCGGTCAAGGTCCGATCCTCGAGCTGTCCCCCAATCAAGAAACTGAAACTTCGGAGGAAAGCAACAAGAGGGTATCCCAAAGGAGACAGAAACCACGTAGAAATGAAGAATTCGGCGTTTATTCGGTGGCGAGTGTCGAAAACTTTGGTGAGTTTGCGAAGGAAGAGAACGAGGGTGGCAAAACTGGAGGGACTGAAGGTGGTTTCTGTGTGGAGGAAGAGAAGGAGTGGACTGAGGAGGAGATTGGTGTATTGAGGAAGCAATTGATTAAGCATCCGGTAGGGAAGCCGGGGCGGTGGGAAGCAATAGCGGCGGCGTTCGGGGGGAGGCATAAGGTGGAGAGTGTGATAAAGATGGGGAAAGAGCTGGGGGAGAGGAAAACGGATGATGGGGATTCGTATGCCCAGtttttgaagaagaggaagccGGTTGATAAGCGATCTGAGGGCGAGATTGGAGTGCTGGATAGCGGGCTGTTGGAGAATGGTGATGCTAATAAAGAGAGTGGTGGTGGGGAAGCTGGAGTGGGGTGGAGTGCCGGTGAAGATATTGCATTGCTTGGTGCATTGAAGGCTTTTCCGAAAGATGTGGCAATGAGGTGGGAGAAGATTGCGGCCGCTGTTCCCGGGAAGTCGAAGGCGGCTTGTATGAAGAGAGTTGCTGAGTTAAAGAGGGATTTCCGGAGTGCGAAGGCTGCTGCCTAA
- the LOC109004232 gene encoding phosphoacetylglucosamine mutase-like produces MKEEQRSLLLSSSSCFSPPQGVRLSYGTSGFRADAALLQSTVYRVGILAALRALNMESSVTGIMITASHNKVTDNGVKIADPSGGMLSQDWEPFADALANAPTPQHLLQLITEFVKKERIPLEGARPATILLGRDTRPSGESLLEAAKQGINSILGVAAIDMGIVTTPELHWMVRARNKGLKAHELDYFEQLASSFRCLIDLIPSEGRMSERDLTVVVDGANGVGGEKLEVLKTTLDNLFIEVRNSGKDEGVLNEGVGADFVQKEKVVPHGFGSQDIGLRCASLDGDADRLVYFCVPSSQGCSNIELVDGDKILSLFAIFIKEQLHTLSKEIGENTGSNYQPRLGVVQTAYANGASTDFLKKLELEVIFTPTGVKYLHEKAAEFDIGIYFEANGHGTILFSESFLRWLEARHKELSSVSKGSEQETAALRLLAVSKLINQAVGDALSGLLLVEAILQHMGWSIHRWSELYLDLPSRQLKVNVVDRTAVVTANAETIVVRPPGIQEAINTETAKYPQGRSFIRPSGTEDVIRVYAEASTQEAADSLANSVAILVDKFLGSGSF; encoded by the exons ATGAAAGAAGAGCAACGCTCCCTTCTCCTCAGCTCCTCCTCTTGCTTCTCTCCTCCACAAG gtgtgagattgtCGTACGGTACATCGGGGTTCAGGGCGGATGCGGCATTGCTCCAATCAACGGTGTACAGAGTAGGGATACTGGCTGCCCTGAGAGCTCTGAATATGGAGTCATCAGTTACCGGGATCATGATCACAGCCTCACATAACAAAGTGACCGATAATGGAGTCAAAATCGCTGACCCCAGCGGTGGAATGCTCTCCCAGGATTGGGAGCCCTTCGCTGACGCCCTGGCCAATGCCCCCACtccccaacatctcctccaa TTGATAACCGAATTTGTGAAGAAGGAGAGGATCCCACTGGAGGGCGCGAGGCCAGCCACGATATTGCTGGGGCGAGACACAAGGCCTAGTGGGGAATCTCTACTTGAAGCTGCTAAACAA GGAATAAATTCAATTCTGGGGGTGGCTGCAATTGATATGGGAATTGTGACAACTCCAGAACTACATTGGATGGTGCGCGCAAGAAATAAGGGCTTGAAAGCACATGAACTTGATTATTTTGAACAGTTAGCAAGCTCATTCAG GTGCTTGATTGATTTGATCCCAAGTGAAGGTAGGATGAGTGAGCGGGATTTAACAGTGGTTGTTGATGGGGCTAATGGTGTGGGTGGAGAAAAGCTTGAGGTTTTGAAGACGACGCTGGATAATTTGTTTATTGAGGTTCGTAATTCTGGGAAAGATGAAGGTGTGCTCAATGAAGGGGTGGGTGCTGATTTTGTGCAGAAGGAGAAGGTTGTTCCACATGGCTTTGGTTCCCAAGACATAGGACTGAG GTGTGCTAGTTTGGATGGGGATGCTGATCGACTGGTATATTTTTGtgtgccatcatcacaaggttGCAGTAATATTGAGCTTGTTGATGGGGACAAGATATTATCTTTGTTTGCTATCTTCATCAAGGAGCAGCTACACACTCTCAGCAAGGAGATAGGTGAAAATACGGGTAGTAATTATCAGCCTCGTTTGGGTGTTGTGCAGACAGCTTATGCAAATGGAGCCTCCACTGATTTCCTCAAAAAGTTAGAGTTAGAAGTTATTTTTACTCCAACTGGAGTCAAATACTTGCATGAGAAAGCAGCTGAGTTTGATATTGGGATCTATTTCGAAGCTAATGGCCATGGAACTATCTTATTCTCAGAATCTTTCTTACGTTGGTTAGAGGCCAGACACAAGGAGCTTTCTTCAGTATCTAAAG GCTCAGAGCAGGAAACAGCTGCTTTGAGACTGTTGGCAGTCAGTAAGTTGATCAATCAAGCGGTCGGTGATGCTCTGAGTGGGTTGCTCTTGGTGGAGGCTATTTTGCAACACATGGGATGGTCAATACATAGATGGAGCGAGCTTTATCTGGATCTACCTAGTAGGCAGCTTAAG GTAAATGTTGTGGACCGAACTGCTGTTGTTACAGCAAATGCAGAAACGATCGTTGTGAGGCCTCCTGGCATTCAAGAAGCCATTAATACTGAAACTG CAAAATACCCTCAAGGTCGATCTTTCATCCGACCATCAGGTACTGAGGACGTGATACGTGTGTATGCAGAAGCATCCACCCAAGAAGCAGCTGACAGCCTAGCCAACTCTGTAGCCATACTTGTGGACAAGTTCCTGGGGTCCGGCAGTTTCTAA
- the LOC109004233 gene encoding thioredoxin-like protein Clot: MPMKVSDATVSTFDTVFQKFISEAPKNKANLILFLADKDPATSLSWCPDCVRAEPVIYKKLETSSDDVALLRAFVGDRPTWRNPQHPWRVDSRFKLTGVPTLVLWQNDAVQGRLEDHEAHIENKIDALVSGI; encoded by the exons ATGCCGATGAAGGTGTCGGACGCTACAGTATCAACCTTTGATACTGTCTTTCAGAAGTTCATATCGGAAGCACCCAAAAACAAAGCCAATCTCATTCTCTTCTTGGCCGATAAAGACCCTGCTACCTCTCTCAGCTGGTGCCCtg ATTGTGTGAGAGCTGAACCAGTGATCTACAAGAAACTGGAGACCAGCTCAGATGATGTTGCACTTTTGAGGGCTTTTGTGGGAGACAGGCCAACATGGAGGAATCCCCAGCACCCATGGAGAGTGGACTCCAGGTTTAAGCTCACAGGAGTTCCAACACTAGTCCTTTGGCAAAATGATGCAGTCCAGGGTCGACTTGAAGACCACGAAGCACACATTGAAAACAAAATCGATGCCCTTGTTTCCGGCATTTGA